The Virgibacillus phasianinus genome includes a window with the following:
- a CDS encoding DUF4391 domain-containing protein: MRRQLIDIFDMPKKTIFNRKIAKKQFYEQGQLTPDEKELLTTEIESIYLLAICKQDTIKISKYVNEDKRYEEIYWLSVSFKTINRYERMVKLFHKVLPNPIVIIASDENENISISAAHKRINNNDETKIAVGNVIQSPWIKLSDVNDGVQRFLQRIRFNNLSYSNLWAFYESVHSAITMSLLIENISTYPKISTSSEELLPLITSFNDVDKSIDQLRQLQKEQLDFGGRWNSI; the protein is encoded by the coding sequence ATGCGACGTCAACTTATTGACATTTTCGATATGCCGAAAAAAACAATCTTTAATCGTAAAATAGCGAAGAAACAATTTTATGAGCAAGGTCAATTAACACCTGATGAAAAAGAGCTGTTAACTACTGAAATTGAAAGCATCTATTTACTGGCTATCTGCAAACAGGATACTATAAAAATTTCTAAGTACGTTAATGAAGATAAACGGTATGAAGAAATCTATTGGCTATCCGTTTCATTTAAAACGATAAACAGGTATGAACGAATGGTGAAGCTGTTTCACAAAGTCTTGCCAAATCCAATTGTGATTATTGCATCCGATGAAAATGAGAACATCAGCATTAGTGCTGCGCATAAGAGGATAAACAACAATGATGAGACTAAGATAGCAGTTGGAAATGTAATTCAGTCACCTTGGATTAAATTATCGGATGTTAATGATGGAGTACAACGTTTTCTACAGCGGATTCGTTTTAATAACTTATCATATAGTAATCTCTGGGCGTTTTATGAAAGTGTACATTCAGCGATAACAATGAGCCTATTAATTGAAAATATAAGTACCTATCCAAAAATAAGTACATCATCTGAAGAATTATTACCTCTAATAACTTCATTTAATGATGTCGATAAAAGCATAGATCAACTTCGACAATTACAAAAAGAACAGCTTGATTTTGGGGGAAGATGGAACTCCATATGA
- a CDS encoding helicase-related protein, protein MQKLLDNKKMGSIGETIKKNIRSNAKLSIMSAYFTIYAFNALKKELSKVDRVKFLFTEPSFTNTPHDIKESTAQLQRELSLSGFEDEAGFRNLLTQSRIAKECAAWIHEKVDVKSFKTSVPTMNMVNVQNPRYDSFTMFGSANFRSSSLGFTYSEDPALTTYTDDKAMTQQYIQWFDTYWEDQNQLEDVKEELLDQLEVLYQDHNPEFIYFVTLYHIFKDYLDELDEDTIVKSKTGFHETAVWNKLYKFQRDGVLGAIDKLEKHNGCIIADSVGLGKTFEALAVIKYYELRNDRVLVLSPKKLRENWTIYTLNDKRNILAADRFNYDVLNHTDLSRYSGMSGDINLETVNWSNYDLIVIDESHNFRNNDARKDHETRYQRLMNKVIKAGVKTKILMLSATPVNNRMKDLKNQIAFITEGKDDALERVGIHSIETSLRRSQTAFNKWLKLEDHERNTDRLLEMLNTDYFKLLDSLTIARSRKHVEKYYDLKEIGKFPTRLKPINEHAPIDNQNEFPSLEEVNKLINRLNLSAYAPLRYLLPEKRTEYSKKYDTVINNTSVLTQLDRELSLIHLMRVNLLKRMESSIHSFGKTIASLLHRVDDLICKLDHYKEYTNSALKINEINIEDDEIEDMLIGSKVKVLIQDMDRIKWRQALEDDRHYLELLITEAAKVQPHRDEKLQYLKQHINKKIKKPINKNNQKIIIFTAFADTANYLYDNISGWAKEYLGIHSALVTGSGSNKTTMKGVKTKDLNAVLTHFSPVSKGRDTLYPDASEEIDILIATDCISEGQNLQDCDYLVNYDIHWNPVRIIQRFGRIDRLGSKNVKIQLVNFWPNMELDEYINLEARVTGRMALVDISATGEENVIDYQGEKMNDLDYRRKQLEQLQEEVIDLEEMSGGLSITDLTLNDFKMDLVEYMENHKEMIEKAPLGLYAIAPNHSDPDSDLKPGVIFCLRQINQKATIPDQSALEPYYLIYIDENERIYYSHVKSKQILDLYRKLSLGQTEIYPELIHAFEQETEEIKDVDKYQSMLSSATDFIIGKNEEMGMASLFSIGESSLSYDTFQKAEDFELVSYLIVK, encoded by the coding sequence ATGCAAAAGCTTCTTGATAATAAGAAAATGGGATCCATAGGTGAAACTATTAAAAAAAATATAAGATCCAATGCTAAATTGTCGATTATGTCGGCTTATTTTACTATTTATGCATTTAATGCGTTAAAAAAGGAATTGTCAAAAGTTGATCGTGTTAAGTTTTTATTCACTGAACCATCTTTTACTAACACACCACATGATATAAAGGAAAGTACTGCCCAACTTCAAAGGGAACTTTCCCTTTCCGGCTTTGAAGATGAAGCAGGGTTTCGTAACTTGTTAACTCAGAGTAGGATTGCGAAGGAGTGCGCCGCATGGATACATGAAAAAGTGGATGTAAAGTCATTTAAAACATCTGTTCCAACCATGAACATGGTGAATGTTCAAAACCCAAGATATGACTCATTTACCATGTTTGGTAGTGCTAACTTCAGAAGTAGTAGCCTGGGATTTACTTATTCTGAAGATCCAGCCCTAACTACTTATACGGATGATAAAGCAATGACACAACAATACATTCAGTGGTTCGATACCTATTGGGAGGATCAGAATCAACTTGAGGATGTAAAAGAAGAATTACTTGATCAACTTGAAGTATTGTATCAAGATCATAATCCTGAATTTATTTATTTTGTTACTCTTTATCATATTTTTAAAGATTACTTGGATGAGCTTGATGAAGATACAATAGTGAAATCAAAAACCGGTTTTCATGAAACGGCTGTATGGAATAAGCTTTATAAATTTCAAAGGGATGGCGTTCTTGGTGCAATCGACAAGCTAGAAAAACATAATGGCTGTATTATTGCAGATAGTGTTGGGCTTGGTAAAACATTTGAAGCTCTAGCTGTTATTAAATACTACGAATTGCGAAATGATAGAGTTCTAGTATTAAGCCCTAAAAAATTACGTGAGAACTGGACGATATATACCCTAAATGATAAAAGAAATATCTTAGCTGCTGACCGCTTCAACTATGATGTTTTAAATCATACAGATTTGAGTCGCTACTCTGGCATGTCAGGAGATATTAACTTAGAGACTGTCAATTGGAGTAACTATGATCTGATTGTAATTGATGAATCACATAACTTTCGTAATAACGATGCAAGGAAGGATCATGAAACACGCTATCAAAGATTAATGAACAAGGTAATTAAGGCAGGTGTTAAAACAAAGATATTAATGTTATCGGCAACACCTGTCAACAATCGTATGAAAGATTTGAAAAACCAAATAGCCTTTATCACAGAAGGAAAAGACGATGCCCTAGAAAGAGTGGGGATTCATAGTATCGAAACATCGTTACGTAGATCACAGACTGCTTTTAATAAGTGGTTAAAGTTAGAGGATCATGAACGTAATACTGATCGACTATTAGAAATGTTAAATACGGATTATTTTAAGCTTCTTGACTCATTAACGATTGCACGTTCTCGTAAGCATGTTGAAAAATATTATGATTTAAAGGAGATAGGTAAATTTCCAACCCGTTTAAAACCAATTAATGAACATGCACCGATTGATAATCAAAATGAGTTTCCGTCATTGGAAGAGGTTAACAAACTCATAAATCGACTTAATTTAAGTGCCTACGCCCCTTTAAGGTATCTTTTGCCTGAAAAACGAACGGAATATAGCAAAAAGTACGATACTGTAATAAATAATACATCAGTACTAACTCAGTTAGATCGTGAGCTTAGTTTAATTCATCTTATGCGAGTCAACCTATTAAAACGGATGGAAAGTTCCATACATTCGTTTGGGAAAACTATTGCATCGTTACTTCATAGGGTTGATGACCTTATCTGCAAGTTGGATCATTACAAAGAGTATACTAATAGCGCGTTGAAAATTAATGAGATTAATATTGAAGATGATGAAATAGAAGACATGTTAATAGGTTCCAAAGTCAAAGTATTAATTCAGGACATGGATCGTATTAAGTGGAGACAAGCATTAGAAGATGATAGGCATTATTTAGAACTACTAATCACTGAAGCAGCGAAGGTACAACCACATCGTGATGAAAAATTACAATATCTAAAGCAACACATCAACAAGAAAATTAAAAAGCCAATAAACAAAAACAACCAAAAAATTATTATTTTTACAGCCTTTGCAGATACAGCTAATTATCTGTATGACAATATTTCCGGATGGGCAAAGGAATATCTTGGAATCCATTCAGCACTTGTTACTGGTTCTGGCAGTAATAAAACAACAATGAAGGGTGTAAAGACAAAAGATTTAAATGCAGTTTTAACACACTTTTCACCAGTATCAAAAGGTAGAGACACACTGTATCCAGATGCATCAGAAGAAATTGATATATTAATCGCCACAGACTGTATATCAGAAGGTCAAAACTTACAAGACTGCGACTATCTTGTTAATTATGATATTCACTGGAACCCTGTACGTATAATTCAACGGTTTGGACGAATTGATCGCCTAGGTTCGAAAAACGTTAAAATCCAGCTAGTAAACTTTTGGCCAAATATGGAACTGGATGAATATATTAATTTGGAAGCACGTGTAACAGGACGGATGGCATTAGTCGATATATCTGCAACGGGTGAGGAGAATGTTATCGATTACCAGGGCGAGAAAATGAATGATCTGGATTATCGTCGTAAACAGCTTGAACAACTTCAGGAGGAAGTAATAGATCTTGAAGAAATGTCGGGTGGACTATCTATTACAGACCTGACATTAAACGATTTTAAAATGGATCTGGTTGAATACATGGAGAATCATAAAGAAATGATTGAGAAAGCACCATTAGGATTATATGCAATCGCACCAAATCATTCAGACCCAGATTCAGATCTAAAACCAGGAGTCATTTTCTGTCTACGTCAAATTAATCAAAAAGCAACTATTCCAGATCAAAGTGCTTTAGAACCATATTACCTTATTTATATTGATGAAAATGAACGTATCTACTACAGTCACGTAAAAAGCAAGCAAATCCTTGATTTGTATCGGAAACTTAGTCTTGGTCAAACAGAAATTTATCCGGAATTAATTCATGCATTTGAACAAGAAACGGAGGAAATTAAGGATGTGGATAAGTATCAGTCAATGTTATCCAGTGCTACTGATTTCATCATCGGTAAAAATGAGGAGATGGGTATGGCATCGTTATTCAGTATCGGTGAATCCTCCCTTTCATATGATACATTCCAAAAAGCAGAAGACTTTGAGTTAGTTTCTTATCTTATCGTAAAGTAG
- a CDS encoding TIGR04540 family protein, whose product MDIKLFQKTQRGLAATINLVIDTYWEDDISEVEMIEIIQKLYSNNQNKFLKDSRFTTVLQQQCGKRRLEVVSRVLNLY is encoded by the coding sequence ATGGATATAAAGCTATTTCAGAAGACACAGAGGGGTTTAGCGGCGACTATAAACCTAGTAATTGATACATATTGGGAAGATGACATAAGTGAAGTTGAAATGATTGAAATAATTCAGAAGTTATATAGTAATAATCAGAATAAATTTCTTAAGGACAGTAGATTCACAACTGTTCTTCAGCAGCAATGTGGGAAGAGACGATTGGAAGTTGTTAGTAGGGTGTTAAATTTGTATTAA
- a CDS encoding DUF6516 family protein, protein MRNKNHVQTPLRPAKIPDILKKYGHLLTSHENVPGKDRIYPNLKKTNNVLSVLFPLEEHPVHGKTGLLATEKYIDGIVSKYSYQWKIIIPKLGKLNHHISAWGNDPHNATWTRPEYRVESEPHHHHHVSGDWKARKENWDVWTLNEAYWNNRGILNIIK, encoded by the coding sequence ATGCGAAATAAAAATCATGTACAAACGCCTCTCCGTCCCGCAAAAATCCCTGATATTTTGAAGAAATATGGACATCTTCTTACATCACATGAAAATGTTCCTGGCAAGGATCGAATTTATCCTAATTTGAAGAAAACAAATAATGTACTTTCTGTCTTATTTCCTTTAGAAGAGCATCCGGTACATGGAAAGACAGGATTACTTGCAACTGAAAAATATATTGATGGAATAGTTAGTAAATACTCTTATCAATGGAAAATCATTATTCCGAAGCTAGGAAAATTAAATCATCATATTTCAGCATGGGGAAATGATCCACATAATGCAACCTGGACAAGACCTGAATATAGGGTGGAGTCGGAGCCACACCATCATCATCACGTTTCTGGGGATTGGAAGGCAAGAAAGGAAAACTGGGATGTTTGGACGCTAAACGAAGCGTATTGGAACAATAGAGGAATTCTAAACATAATTAAATAG
- a CDS encoding helix-turn-helix domain-containing protein, with protein sequence MSLAVFEETKKDIETAYKEKSKSKIEKETSYILSQLIMIMMGTFKDRVKSVSMDARTMDYNEEYIYSEDNYGALLEWLKQLMIMESPISNEEFGKLKVDFEDWYYRIGGQNIAFDYHDDYLLTTSEAAKKLNVSTVTINKYLNSGLEKMVTTSHRKIPKHAVQLWRNPEYCLKMQMNFQENKLRNQSAEERLKEVVEEILEFQLKYKVDKVEEAFPMINEDMMGQLQDYYEWDSLEEEYRELKQKVSEERLNAK encoded by the coding sequence ATGAGTTTAGCTGTATTTGAAGAAACAAAAAAGGATATTGAAACTGCCTATAAAGAAAAAAGTAAGTCAAAAATTGAAAAAGAAACGAGCTACATTTTAAGTCAATTAATTATGATCATGATGGGAACTTTTAAAGATCGAGTGAAAAGTGTTTCTATGGATGCCCGAACCATGGATTACAATGAAGAATATATCTATTCAGAAGATAATTACGGGGCTTTACTTGAATGGTTGAAGCAATTAATGATAATGGAATCACCTATTTCGAACGAAGAGTTTGGAAAGTTAAAAGTGGACTTTGAGGATTGGTATTACCGGATTGGTGGACAGAACATAGCCTTTGACTATCATGATGACTATCTGCTAACCACAAGTGAAGCTGCAAAAAAGCTCAATGTCTCCACCGTTACCATTAATAAATATTTGAATAGTGGGTTAGAGAAAATGGTAACAACTTCCCACCGGAAAATACCCAAACATGCTGTACAACTTTGGAGAAATCCAGAGTATTGTTTAAAAATGCAGATGAATTTCCAAGAAAACAAGTTGCGGAATCAATCGGCAGAAGAACGTTTGAAAGAAGTAGTGGAAGAAATACTTGAGTTTCAATTGAAATATAAAGTGGATAAGGTAGAAGAAGCTTTTCCAATGATAAACGAAGATATGATGGGTCAGCTGCAGGACTATTATGAATGGGATAGCTTGGAAGAAGAATACCGTGAGCTAAAACAAAAAGTGTCAGAGGAACGGTTGAATGCGAAATAA